The following are from one region of the Eubacterium sp. MSJ-33 genome:
- the glpK gene encoding glycerol kinase GlpK — MALDAGTTSNRCILFDKSGTIVSMAQKEFTQIFPRPGWVEHDANEIWSTQLGVAVEAMSKINVTAEDIAAIGITNQRETTIIWDKNTGQPVCNAIVWQCRRTAEYCEKLLGQTMTDIEGNVIPIKNVIRQKTGLIVDPYFSATKVKWVLDHVPQARKRAEAGELLFGTVETWLIWKLTGGAVHVTDYSNASRTMMFNIHTLQWDADILKLLDIPECMLPKVRSNSEIYGYTCTNLLGGEIPIAGAAGDQQAALFGQNCFQAGDAKNTYGTGCFLLMNTGETPILSKHGLVTTIGWGREGKINYALEGSIFVAGAAIQWLRDEMEFIRDAAQSEELATQVDDTAGCYVVPAFTGLGAPYWDSYARGTIVGLTRGVNKKHIVRATLDSIAYQVADVLAAMNRDSGIYLQSLNVDGGASANNYLMQTQADIIQVPVRRPVCVESTALGAAYLAGLAVSYWMDMDEIRNNAQTERTFEPQITEEEKNVRVRGWEKAVRTSFDWAKGE, encoded by the coding sequence ATGGCGCTTGATGCCGGTACAACGAGCAACCGCTGTATCTTATTCGATAAGAGCGGTACGATTGTGAGTATGGCGCAGAAAGAATTTACGCAGATATTCCCGAGACCTGGCTGGGTAGAGCATGACGCAAACGAGATCTGGTCGACACAGCTTGGAGTGGCAGTGGAAGCAATGTCCAAGATCAATGTGACGGCAGAGGATATCGCTGCAATCGGAATTACAAACCAGCGCGAGACAACGATTATCTGGGATAAGAATACCGGACAACCGGTTTGCAATGCTATCGTCTGGCAGTGCCGGAGAACCGCAGAATATTGTGAGAAATTGCTTGGTCAGACGATGACGGATATAGAAGGAAATGTGATTCCGATTAAGAATGTGATCCGGCAAAAAACAGGTTTGATCGTAGATCCGTATTTCTCTGCAACAAAAGTAAAATGGGTGTTAGATCATGTGCCACAGGCAAGAAAACGGGCAGAAGCCGGGGAATTGTTATTTGGAACCGTTGAGACATGGCTCATTTGGAAGCTGACCGGAGGTGCGGTACATGTGACGGATTATTCTAATGCATCGCGTACGATGATGTTCAATATCCATACACTTCAGTGGGATGCAGATATCTTAAAGCTGCTTGATATTCCGGAATGCATGCTGCCCAAGGTGCGCTCGAACAGTGAAATCTATGGATATACATGTACGAATCTGTTAGGCGGGGAAATCCCGATTGCGGGTGCCGCAGGCGATCAGCAGGCAGCACTGTTTGGACAGAATTGTTTTCAGGCAGGCGATGCGAAGAATACATATGGAACCGGATGTTTCCTTCTGATGAATACCGGTGAGACGCCGATTCTTTCTAAGCACGGACTTGTTACGACGATCGGCTGGGGAAGAGAAGGAAAGATCAATTATGCACTCGAAGGTTCGATCTTCGTTGCAGGCGCAGCGATACAGTGGCTGCGAGACGAGATGGAATTTATCCGGGATGCGGCACAGAGTGAGGAACTTGCCACACAGGTGGATGATACGGCAGGGTGTTATGTTGTTCCGGCATTTACCGGGCTTGGCGCTCCGTATTGGGACAGTTATGCGCGTGGTACGATCGTGGGATTGACACGCGGTGTGAATAAAAAACATATCGTGCGTGCAACGCTTGATTCCATTGCCTATCAGGTGGCGGATGTGCTTGCGGCGATGAACCGGGATTCCGGGATTTATCTGCAGTCACTGAATGTGGATGGCGGTGCAAGTGCGAATAACTATCTGATGCAGACACAGGCAGATATCATACAGGTTCCGGTCAGACGTCCGGTATGTGTGGAGTCGACAGCACTCGGAGCGGCATATCTCGCCGGATTGGCTGTTTCCTATTGGATGGATATGGATGAGATCCGGAACAACGCACAGACCGAGCGGACATTTGAACCACAGATTACAGAAGAAGAGAAGAATGTGCGTGTGCGCGGCTGGGAAAAGGCCGTGCGGACATCATTTGATTGGGCTAAAGGAGAGTAG
- the trpD gene encoding anthranilate phosphoribosyltransferase → MIKEAISKAMNKENLTREEALQVMKEIMSGEAEQSQVAAFLVALHMKGETAEEISACAEGMRSFATKLDRGDMDVIDIVGTGGDRSNTFNISTTAAIVTAAAGVAVAKHGNRAASSKCGTADCLETLGVNLMLEPEKNAKVLKDTNLCFLFAQKYHPAMRYVGPVRKAIGVPTVFNILGPLTNPAYNTYQLLGVYSEQLLDTVANALKELGLKHAMVVYGKDCLDEISMSADTEVCELADGKVTKYTITPEQFGFTRCRKEDLVGGTPEENAALVKEILEGKVTGAKLDAVLINAGAAIHVAKNVSMEEGIKEAREMITSGKALATMEQFIAETNAA, encoded by the coding sequence ATGATAAAAGAAGCGATCAGCAAAGCAATGAATAAAGAGAATCTGACAAGAGAGGAAGCCCTTCAGGTTATGAAGGAGATCATGAGCGGTGAGGCAGAACAGTCACAGGTCGCAGCATTTCTGGTAGCTCTGCATATGAAGGGGGAGACAGCCGAGGAAATTTCCGCCTGTGCCGAAGGTATGCGCAGCTTCGCAACGAAGCTTGACCGTGGCGATATGGATGTGATCGATATCGTCGGAACCGGTGGAGACCGTTCGAATACATTTAATATTTCGACTACTGCAGCAATCGTAACTGCAGCGGCAGGTGTGGCAGTTGCCAAGCACGGAAACCGAGCCGCTTCGAGCAAATGCGGAACCGCCGATTGTCTTGAGACACTCGGGGTCAATCTGATGCTTGAGCCGGAGAAGAATGCGAAGGTGCTGAAGGATACAAACCTGTGCTTCCTGTTCGCACAGAAATATCATCCGGCGATGCGCTATGTCGGACCGGTAAGAAAGGCAATCGGTGTTCCGACCGTGTTTAATATCCTGGGCCCTCTGACAAATCCTGCTTATAATACATACCAGCTGCTCGGTGTGTACAGCGAGCAGCTGCTTGATACGGTTGCGAATGCGCTGAAGGAGCTTGGTTTAAAACATGCAATGGTTGTCTATGGCAAAGATTGCTTAGATGAGATTTCCATGAGTGCGGATACTGAGGTTTGCGAGCTTGCCGATGGTAAAGTCACGAAGTACACGATCACGCCGGAACAGTTCGGATTCACACGATGCAGGAAGGAAGACTTGGTTGGAGGTACACCGGAAGAAAATGCAGCACTGGTGAAGGAAATCCTCGAAGGAAAGGTAACGGGTGCAAAGCTTGATGCCGTGTTGATCAACGCGGGTGCAGCCATCCATGTTGCGAAAAATGTGAGTATGGAGGAAGGTATCAAAGAGGCACGTGAGATGATCACAAGTGGCAAGGCACTTGCAACTATGGAACAGTTTATCGCCGAAACAAATGCGGCATAA
- the trpE gene encoding anthranilate synthase component I, translating to MIRPTLEEAMQYQKDYKVVPVLKEIYSDIRTPMQVLKILKKASKHCYMLESVENQENWGRYTFLGYKPKLCVTCMNGKLKVTDVNGTVIREELVQRPKACINEILADYKSPKIEGFPTFTGGLVGYFAYDYIKYSEPKLNLDAEDEEGFNDVDLMLFDKVIAFDNVKQKLLIIANAKTDNLTENYIHAVEEISEIIELIKHGEEAEVEPAKMTSEYRKLFDKEAFCNMVEKAKNYIYEGDIFQVVLSNRLEADFSGSLLNTYRVLRTINPSPYMFYFSGDDIEVAGASPETLVKLENGVLHTFPLAGTRPRGKTKEEDLRNEEELLADEKERSEHNMLVDLGRNDIGKISRFGSVEVEKYMSIERYSHVMHIGSTVRGELRDDCSVTDAVDAILPAGTLSGAPKIRACEIINELENNKRGIYGGAIGYIDFTGNLDTCIAIRIAYKKNGKVFVRSGAGIVADSVPENEYQECINKAKAVMKAIEISQEMTD from the coding sequence ATGATCAGACCAACATTAGAAGAAGCAATGCAGTATCAGAAGGATTACAAGGTTGTTCCGGTGTTAAAGGAAATCTATTCCGATATCCGCACACCGATGCAGGTGCTGAAGATACTGAAAAAAGCAAGCAAGCATTGTTATATGTTAGAGAGTGTGGAGAATCAGGAAAATTGGGGACGCTATACATTCCTTGGTTATAAGCCAAAGCTTTGTGTGACATGCATGAACGGAAAACTGAAAGTTACCGATGTGAACGGAACGGTTATCCGCGAGGAACTGGTACAGCGTCCGAAAGCCTGTATCAATGAAATCCTGGCAGATTACAAGAGTCCGAAGATCGAAGGATTTCCGACATTCACCGGCGGACTGGTTGGGTATTTCGCATATGATTACATCAAATACAGTGAACCAAAGCTGAATCTGGATGCGGAAGATGAGGAAGGGTTTAATGATGTAGATCTGATGCTGTTTGATAAGGTCATCGCATTTGACAATGTGAAGCAGAAGCTGCTCATCATCGCGAATGCGAAGACGGATAACCTGACGGAGAATTACATCCATGCGGTGGAAGAAATATCAGAGATCATTGAGCTGATCAAACATGGCGAGGAAGCAGAGGTAGAGCCGGCAAAGATGACATCCGAATACCGGAAGCTGTTCGATAAGGAAGCATTCTGCAACATGGTGGAGAAAGCGAAGAATTACATCTACGAAGGAGATATCTTCCAGGTTGTATTATCGAACCGACTGGAAGCGGATTTCTCCGGAAGCCTGCTGAATACTTACCGGGTACTTCGTACCATTAACCCATCGCCGTATATGTTCTATTTCAGCGGCGACGACATCGAGGTAGCGGGTGCTTCTCCGGAGACCTTGGTGAAGTTGGAAAATGGCGTGTTACATACCTTCCCATTGGCGGGAACCAGACCGAGAGGAAAGACGAAGGAAGAAGATCTTCGAAATGAAGAGGAACTTTTAGCAGATGAGAAAGAGCGTTCCGAACATAACATGCTCGTCGATCTCGGAAGAAATGATATCGGCAAGATCAGCAGGTTCGGAAGCGTGGAAGTGGAGAAATACATGAGTATCGAGCGGTATTCGCATGTGATGCATATCGGTTCTACCGTACGCGGGGAACTGCGGGACGACTGCTCCGTGACAGATGCGGTCGATGCGATCCTCCCGGCAGGAACCTTGTCCGGCGCACCGAAGATTCGTGCCTGTGAGATTATCAATGAACTTGAGAACAACAAACGTGGCATCTACGGTGGAGCAATCGGTTATATTGATTTTACCGGAAACTTAGATACCTGTATTGCGATTCGGATTGCATATAAGAAAAACGGAAAGGTATTTGTACGAAGCGGAGCCGGAATCGTGGCAGACAGTGTACCGGAGAACGAATATCAGGAATGTATTAACAAGGCAAAGGCTGTGATGAAAGCAATCGAGATCTCACAGGAAATGACAGACTAA
- a CDS encoding anthranilate synthase component II produces MILLIDNYDSFSYNLYQLIGMIRPDIRVIRNDEMTIAEIEALAPDHIIVSPGPGRPKDAGICEEVIDYFKGKIPIFGVCLGHQAICETFGGEIGYAKKLMHGKMSIVDLDTDSAIFKGMEPKLQAARYHSLAAEENKLPAELKVIARTEDGEIMAVEHREYPVYGVQFHPESILTPDGRKIMERFLKVS; encoded by the coding sequence ATGATATTACTGATTGATAATTACGATAGTTTTTCTTACAACTTATATCAGCTTATCGGGATGATCCGGCCGGACATTAGGGTTATAAGAAATGATGAGATGACGATCGCGGAGATCGAAGCACTGGCACCGGATCACATCATCGTATCACCGGGACCGGGCAGACCAAAGGATGCCGGAATCTGTGAGGAAGTCATTGATTACTTCAAAGGGAAGATTCCAATCTTCGGGGTGTGTCTCGGACATCAGGCAATCTGCGAGACATTCGGCGGCGAAATCGGATATGCGAAGAAGTTGATGCACGGAAAGATGTCTATCGTTGATCTCGACACCGACAGTGCCATCTTCAAGGGGATGGAGCCCAAATTACAGGCGGCCAGATATCATTCCCTCGCCGCAGAGGAAAACAAGCTTCCAGCGGAGCTGAAGGTAATCGCGCGTACGGAGGATGGCGAGATCATGGCAGTGGAGCACCGGGAATACCCGGTATATGGCGTACAGTTCCACCCGGAGTCAATACTTACACCGGATGGAAGAAAAATTATGGAGCGGTTTTTGAAGGTAAGTTAG
- a CDS encoding AraC family transcriptional regulator has product MEWLTAIRKSIDYIEEHLNDNISAQDVAEQVYVSPLHFQRGFLIMTGYSISEYIRNRKLYMAALELKKANRKVIDVAFDYGYDTPDSFTKAFTRFHGISPVQVKQGGDIRTFLPLSVKITVQGGDKMDYKITKMFGFKVIGFAKEFSFDTAYEEIPKYWDEICEKYAANVYAGNPPANPYEKAFVENCIGEYGICIDDGKAADKGKFTYLVAGKYAGGEVPEGMMLYEFEQGEWAVFDCVGAIPEALQSLNTRIFKEWLPGNADYEISGNANVEWYDCVNGENTDADYHSAIWIPVKRK; this is encoded by the coding sequence ATGGAATGGCTGACTGCAATCAGAAAATCTATTGATTATATAGAGGAACATTTGAATGATAACATCAGTGCGCAGGATGTGGCAGAGCAAGTGTATGTATCCCCTCTGCATTTTCAAAGAGGTTTTTTGATTATGACCGGATATTCTATATCAGAGTATATTCGTAATCGTAAGCTATACATGGCGGCGCTTGAGCTGAAAAAGGCGAATAGGAAAGTAATAGACGTGGCATTTGATTATGGATATGACACACCGGACAGCTTTACGAAAGCGTTTACCAGATTTCATGGGATTTCCCCTGTGCAGGTAAAACAGGGCGGCGATATAAGAACCTTTCTTCCGTTGAGTGTAAAAATTACAGTTCAAGGAGGAGATAAAATGGACTACAAGATTACAAAAATGTTTGGATTTAAGGTGATAGGCTTTGCGAAAGAGTTTTCCTTTGATACGGCATATGAGGAAATTCCGAAATATTGGGATGAAATCTGTGAAAAATATGCGGCTAATGTATATGCAGGTAATCCACCTGCAAATCCATATGAAAAAGCATTCGTGGAAAATTGTATAGGAGAATATGGCATTTGTATTGATGACGGAAAAGCAGCTGATAAGGGAAAATTTACATATCTGGTTGCAGGTAAATATGCCGGTGGAGAAGTTCCGGAAGGAATGATGCTATATGAGTTTGAACAGGGGGAATGGGCGGTGTTTGACTGCGTAGGAGCAATCCCGGAGGCACTTCAATCACTAAATACCAGAATATTTAAGGAATGGTTACCGGGTAACGCTGATTATGAGATAAGCGGAAATGCGAATGTGGAATGGTATGACTGTGTAAATGGAGAAAACACAGATGCTGATTACCACAGTGCTATCTGGATTCCGGTAAAAAGAAAATAA
- the trpB gene encoding tryptophan synthase subunit beta, translating into MSKGRFGIHGGQYVPETIMNAVNELEATYNKYKDDPEFNRELTELYNEYAGRPSRLYYAERMSKDLGGAKIYLKREDLNHTGSHKINNVLGQMLLAKRMGKTRVIAETGAGQHGVATATVAAMMGMECEIFMGKEDTIRQALNVYRMRLLGAKVHAVESGTGTLKDAVSETFREWTSRIDDTHYVLGSVMGPYPFPTIVRDFQSVISREIKQQIMEKEGRLPDAVLACVGGGSNAIGAFYHFIEDKSVRLIGCEAAGRGIDTFETAATLNTGRLGIFHGMKSYFCQDEYGQIAPVYSISAGLDYPGIGPEHAYLHDIGRAEYVAITDDEAVDAFEYLSKIEGIIPAIESAHAVAYAMKLAPQMDKDQIMVINISGRGDKDVAAIARYRGEDLHE; encoded by the coding sequence ATGTCGAAAGGAAGATTTGGAATTCATGGCGGTCAGTATGTACCGGAAACAATCATGAACGCCGTCAATGAATTGGAAGCAACCTATAATAAATACAAGGATGATCCGGAATTCAACCGGGAGCTGACCGAGCTGTACAATGAGTACGCAGGCAGACCGAGCAGACTTTATTATGCGGAGCGTATGAGTAAGGACTTGGGTGGAGCTAAGATCTACCTGAAACGTGAGGACTTAAACCACACCGGTTCCCACAAGATCAACAATGTACTCGGGCAGATGCTTCTGGCAAAGCGCATGGGTAAGACACGTGTGATTGCAGAGACCGGTGCCGGTCAGCATGGTGTTGCAACGGCAACGGTTGCAGCCATGATGGGCATGGAGTGTGAAATCTTCATGGGTAAGGAAGACACGATCCGTCAGGCATTGAATGTATACCGGATGCGTCTGCTTGGCGCAAAGGTACATGCGGTGGAAAGCGGAACCGGTACTCTGAAAGATGCAGTTTCGGAGACGTTCCGTGAGTGGACTAGCCGGATTGACGATACGCATTATGTGCTTGGTTCGGTTATGGGACCATATCCATTTCCAACGATCGTGCGTGATTTCCAGTCAGTAATCAGCCGTGAGATCAAGCAGCAGATCATGGAGAAGGAGGGCAGACTTCCGGATGCCGTGCTTGCCTGTGTCGGAGGTGGTTCCAACGCGATTGGTGCATTTTACCATTTTATTGAGGATAAGAGCGTGCGTCTGATCGGTTGTGAGGCAGCCGGACGAGGCATAGATACATTCGAGACAGCAGCAACCTTAAATACCGGACGTCTTGGAATCTTCCACGGCATGAAATCTTATTTTTGTCAGGATGAATACGGACAGATTGCCCCAGTTTATTCGATTTCCGCAGGTCTTGACTATCCGGGTATCGGACCGGAGCATGCATACCTGCATGACATTGGTAGAGCGGAATATGTGGCAATCACGGACGATGAGGCGGTTGATGCATTTGAATATCTTTCGAAAATCGAGGGAATTATCCCAGCCATTGAGAGTGCACATGCGGTTGCTTACGCAATGAAGCTGGCACCACAGATGGACAAGGATCAGATTATGGTTATCAATATTTCCGGACGCGGCGATAAGGATGTAGCAGCGATCGCCCGTTACAGAGGGGAGGATCTTCATGAGTAA
- the trpA gene encoding tryptophan synthase subunit alpha, which produces MSNIAKAFEHGKAFIPFITCGYPDLETTEKIVYAMVDAGADLIELGIPFSDPTAEGSVIQEANIRALAGVDKVTTDKVFDLVRKLRQKVTIPMVFMTYANVVFSYGSERFISTCKEIGIDGLILPDIPYEEKEEFDPICKQYGLDLVSLIAPTSHERISMIAKEANGFVYCVSSLGVTGTRTEITTNVGEMVALVKKARDIPCAIGFGISTPEQAKKMAASADGVIVGSAIVKIIAKYGREAAQPVFEYVKSMKDAIS; this is translated from the coding sequence ATGAGTAATATAGCAAAAGCATTTGAACATGGAAAAGCGTTTATTCCGTTTATCACATGTGGATACCCGGACTTAGAAACAACAGAGAAAATCGTTTATGCAATGGTTGACGCAGGAGCAGACCTGATTGAGCTTGGAATCCCATTTTCAGACCCGACGGCAGAAGGCTCGGTTATTCAGGAGGCAAATATCCGTGCGTTGGCCGGCGTGGATAAGGTGACGACAGACAAGGTGTTTGATCTGGTTCGTAAGCTGCGCCAGAAGGTCACGATTCCGATGGTATTTATGACTTACGCGAATGTTGTATTCTCTTATGGTTCAGAGCGATTTATCTCAACTTGTAAGGAAATCGGCATCGATGGACTGATCCTGCCGGATATCCCATATGAGGAAAAAGAAGAGTTTGACCCGATCTGCAAGCAGTACGGATTAGATCTCGTATCCTTGATCGCACCGACTTCACACGAGAGGATCAGCATGATTGCGAAGGAAGCAAATGGATTCGTCTACTGTGTTTCTTCCCTCGGTGTAACCGGAACAAGGACCGAGATTACAACCAATGTCGGCGAGATGGTAGCGCTTGTGAAGAAAGCGAGGGACATTCCTTGTGCAATTGGATTCGGAATCTCAACGCCGGAGCAGGCAAAGAAGATGGCGGCATCCGCGGACGGCGTAATCGTTGGAAGTGCGATCGTGAAGATCATCGCGAAATATGGACGCGAAGCCGCACAGCCGGTGTTTGAGTATGTAAAGAGCATGAAGGATGCGATTTCGTAG
- a CDS encoding methyl-accepting chemotaxis protein → MEENIREAMTAAHDNMQEKMQEKVAEVKNTLNSLEGTSRANRFTVTGYTIYNVTLLACYLVEVIKGSRTGGYFAIFAVLSILPLAAIWIEYKRNPASENLKRILIYSYAVFYTFTIFTTVSPVAFVYGALVSLFVIVYGQKRLSFGAAGGIFLLNLIHVIYMAANGMIAPQDLPNVEIRIGFTLLFALFMVMATNVIISNNEAKMKAITQEKESVSAMLEQILEISENMIGDILTVSEKMTTLEDSVTKTKASMEEVTNGTNDTADSVQSQLLKTEEIQQVIERVEHVSDTIESDMDEASEEVAQGKNKIDELISQVETSDEASKKVATELDKLTAYASQMQGIVDIIGNITDQTSLLSLNASIEAARVGEAGKGFAVVASEISALADQTQEATVNIAELIGNISEELTEVVNVVSYMIDNNKLQSIAATETASSFETIASRTQDIHQLTEELTGLVSSLAQSNEAIVDSIQTISAATEEVTAHSSVTLESSEENSSIVVEVGDIVGELQALAERLSALS, encoded by the coding sequence ATGGAAGAAAACATAAGAGAAGCAATGACTGCGGCACATGATAATATGCAGGAGAAGATGCAGGAAAAGGTCGCAGAGGTAAAAAACACGTTGAATAGTCTGGAGGGAACGAGCCGGGCAAACCGGTTCACGGTAACCGGGTATACGATTTACAATGTTACTTTGCTGGCATGTTATCTTGTGGAGGTAATCAAGGGCAGCCGGACAGGCGGGTATTTCGCAATCTTCGCAGTACTTTCCATCCTGCCGCTCGCTGCAATCTGGATCGAATATAAGCGGAATCCGGCGAGTGAAAATCTGAAACGGATTTTGATTTATTCATATGCAGTATTTTACACCTTTACGATATTTACAACCGTGTCTCCGGTTGCGTTTGTGTATGGTGCACTTGTTAGTTTGTTCGTCATTGTATATGGACAGAAACGATTGAGCTTTGGCGCAGCGGGAGGAATCTTCCTCCTTAACCTGATTCATGTGATTTATATGGCAGCAAATGGCATGATAGCGCCTCAGGATCTTCCGAATGTTGAGATTCGGATCGGGTTTACATTGCTGTTCGCGTTGTTTATGGTGATGGCGACAAATGTTATCATCTCGAACAATGAAGCGAAGATGAAGGCTATCACACAGGAGAAGGAGTCTGTATCTGCAATGTTAGAGCAGATACTGGAAATCTCTGAGAATATGATCGGAGATATTCTGACAGTTTCTGAGAAGATGACAACGCTGGAGGATTCGGTTACAAAGACAAAGGCATCCATGGAAGAAGTAACAAATGGAACGAACGATACCGCAGATTCGGTACAGTCCCAGCTTCTTAAGACAGAAGAAATCCAGCAGGTAATCGAGCGTGTGGAACATGTATCCGATACGATCGAGAGCGACATGGATGAGGCGAGCGAGGAGGTTGCACAGGGTAAGAACAAGATTGACGAACTGATCTCTCAGGTGGAGACAAGCGATGAGGCGAGCAAGAAGGTGGCAACGGAGCTTGACAAGCTGACAGCGTATGCAAGCCAGATGCAGGGAATCGTCGATATCATCGGGAACATCACCGATCAGACAAGCCTTCTTTCCTTGAATGCAAGTATCGAGGCAGCAAGAGTCGGCGAAGCAGGTAAGGGCTTTGCAGTCGTTGCATCTGAGATTTCTGCTCTTGCAGACCAGACCCAGGAAGCGACGGTCAACATCGCTGAACTGATTGGAAATATTTCAGAGGAACTGACAGAGGTTGTAAATGTTGTCAGCTACATGATTGATAACAATAAATTGCAGAGCATCGCAGCGACTGAGACTGCATCCAGCTTCGAGACGATTGCAAGCCGGACACAGGATATCCATCAGTTGACAGAGGAGCTGACCGGGTTGGTATCTTCTCTGGCACAGTCGAATGAGGCAATCGTGGATAGTATCCAGACAATCTCGGCAGCGACTGAGGAAGTGACAGCACATTCGAGCGTAACACTTGAGAGCAGCGAGGAAAACAGCTCGATCGTTGTAGAGGTTGGTGATATCGTCGGAGAATTGCAGGCACTTGCAGAACGTCTGAGTGCATTAAGCTAA
- the trpC gene encoding indole-3-glycerol phosphate synthase TrpC produces MILDEIAEKTRARVEEDKKNIPFVDMRNEAERLAAELSKENCPKLFPFYQALKSPGISFICEVKKASPSKGVIAEEFPYLEIAKEYEMAGASAISCLTEPYYFQGKDLYLKEITQHVKIPVLRKDFTVDPYMIYQARTLGASAILLICSLLSQSELEEYQAIATELGMSALVEAHDEREVEMALRAGASIIGVNNRDLKTFTVDINNSARYRKMVPKEVAFVSESGIKTAEDIAKLLENGTDAVLIGETLMRSENKKQALDELRGM; encoded by the coding sequence ATGATATTAGATGAGATTGCAGAAAAGACACGGGCACGTGTGGAAGAAGACAAGAAGAACATACCGTTTGTGGATATGCGGAATGAAGCAGAGCGGCTGGCTGCGGAATTATCGAAGGAAAACTGTCCGAAGTTATTTCCATTCTACCAGGCTCTGAAGAGTCCGGGAATCTCTTTTATCTGTGAGGTGAAGAAGGCGTCTCCGTCGAAGGGTGTGATCGCAGAGGAATTTCCGTATCTGGAGATTGCAAAGGAATATGAGATGGCGGGCGCATCCGCAATCTCGTGCCTGACGGAACCGTATTATTTTCAGGGAAAGGACTTGTACTTAAAGGAAATCACCCAGCATGTGAAGATTCCGGTGTTGCGAAAAGATTTTACGGTTGATCCGTATATGATTTATCAGGCACGGACGCTTGGCGCATCGGCAATCCTGCTGATCTGTTCTCTTCTTTCCCAGTCGGAGTTAGAAGAGTATCAGGCGATTGCAACGGAACTTGGTATGTCTGCGTTAGTTGAGGCACATGATGAGCGGGAAGTGGAGATGGCACTTCGCGCAGGGGCATCCATCATCGGTGTGAACAACCGGGATCTGAAGACATTTACGGTGGATATCAACAATTCCGCCAGGTATCGGAAGATGGTGCCGAAGGAAGTCGCATTTGTCTCCGAGAGCGGAATCAAGACGGCAGAGGATATTGCGAAGCTTCTGGAAAATGGTACCGATGCGGTGCTGATCGGCGAGACACTGATGCGCAGTGAGAACAAGAAGCAGGCATTAGATGAACTGCGGGGAATGTAG
- a CDS encoding phosphoribosylanthranilate isomerase — protein MQKIKLCGMMKPRDIEYANRVKPDLVGFIFANTRRKISPAQAKQFREALDAEISAVGVFVNEDIPVIASLVQDGCIDMIQLHGEEDADYIRRLRKICDVPVIKAVKVQTVEQIRQAASLPVDYLLLDTYRKGVLGGTGEAFDWELLREAKVAAGDTVEGELFGKPYFLAGGLHAGNLREAAALGSYGLDVSSGIETEGSKDFDKMVEVVNIVRTC, from the coding sequence ATGCAGAAGATAAAATTATGCGGCATGATGAAGCCGCGCGATATCGAATATGCAAATCGGGTCAAACCGGATTTGGTCGGATTCATATTTGCGAATACGAGACGGAAGATCAGTCCCGCGCAGGCAAAGCAATTCCGGGAAGCATTGGATGCAGAGATTTCGGCAGTCGGTGTGTTTGTGAATGAAGATATTCCCGTGATCGCATCGCTCGTGCAGGATGGATGTATCGACATGATCCAGTTGCATGGTGAGGAAGATGCGGATTATATCAGACGTCTGCGTAAGATATGTGATGTGCCGGTTATAAAGGCGGTCAAGGTGCAGACAGTCGAACAGATACGACAGGCGGCGTCACTTCCGGTTGATTACCTGCTGTTAGATACCTACCGGAAGGGTGTACTTGGCGGAACCGGAGAGGCGTTTGACTGGGAACTGCTGCGGGAGGCCAAGGTAGCAGCCGGAGATACCGTAGAAGGAGAGTTATTCGGAAAACCGTATTTCTTAGCAGGCGGGCTTCACGCGGGGAACCTGCGGGAGGCAGCAGCACTTGGAAGCTACGGACTGGATGTAAGCTCCGGAATCGAGACAGAAGGAAGCAAGGACTTCGACAAGATGGTGGAAGTCGTGAACATAGTAAGAACGTGTTAG